Part of the Oceanidesulfovibrio indonesiensis genome is shown below.
AGGAACAGGAAAAGTACGCCAATGGAGATTGCTTCTCTTGTGAGAACCAAACGGAGAATATTTCGCTACGCAATGTCATGTGTTTTTATCCTATGGACTCGGGATTCGACATCAAGGGAAAGAATCATACGGTAACGAATGCAGCAGTATTCAATTTCGGAAACCGCGCATTCCGCGTCTGGAACGGTCCGGTTCATTTCGACAACATCATCGCAGCATATAGTGGCTTCGGTGACAGGGTTTCGGACGCACGGGGGTCGAATGCAGGACTGTGGACCAAAGGCGAGACATCTGTACGCAACTATACGTCGCTGAACAATGACGCGCCGATCATGATAGATGAAGGCGGTTCCATCAAGGTCGAGGACTCCATCTACATGCTCACGCGCGGCTTTCTGCACAACACGCTCAGTCCAGTGTTCGAGGCGGACGGAAAGTATGAAGAGGGAAACGTTATTCGCAAACGGGAAGATGGAGAAGCAGACACGCATTTTCCCCGTGATGACGACCCGCAGATCATGCGCGGCTTCAACATAACGTCAAATATCGTCAACGAGAAGGGAGCCGGGTTCCTGGGATTCCAAGGACAACGATGACAATCCACGATCGCTCATGAAAATATTGCTCGTCAACAAGTACCACTATGTCACTGGCGGACCTGAAAGCTACATGTTCAATGTCATGGAGAAGCTGGAAGATCTCGGCCATGAAGTATATCCGTTGTGTCTGGATGTTGAAGGCAACATAAAGTCAGAGTATTCCAGGTATTTCATCAGGTCGCCATATCCAGGAAAAAAGAGCCATCATGCGGCAGGTGGCGGACCGCTCGTAGCAGCGAAACTGTTCTTCAGATCGATCTACTCAGTGGAAGCAGCTCGCAAGGCGCAGCAGATGATTTCGGACTACGATATCGACGTCGTTTACTGCCTGAACATCGCCAACTACATTTCTCCAAGCGTGATCCACGTGGGCAGGAAAAACGGCAAGCGTGTGCTGCACAGATTGTCGGACTACAATCTTCTGTGTCCGCAACAGTACTTCTTCAAGAACCGTCAGGTATGTCTGGAATGCAAGGGCAATCTCCTCCGTGCGATTCCGGACAGATGCGTCAAACAATCCCTGGCAGCGACAGTCGGCCGGGTCATCTCCATGAAGCTGCACAGGCTTATGAAACTGTACGAGCAGGTGGATGCATTCGTCTGCCCCTCGTCTTTCATGCGAGATCAGCTGGTGGACATGGGATTCGGCGAGGACAAGGTCCACTATCTGCCCAGCCTCGTAAACGTGGAGAAGCGCCTGGACGAGAAGGATCTGCGCACGGAGCGCAGCTTCGTCCTCTATCTCGGCCGGCTCAGCGCGGAAAAGGGATTGGATTGCCTGCTGGACGCCATGGACATGGAAGGCAACGAGAGCATTCCACTTGTGCTGGCCGGCGCCGGCCCGGACTACGAGGCGCTCACCGAACAGGCCAAAGGGTTGAAAAACCGGAATATAGAGTTCCGGGGCTTTGTGGAGCGCGAGGAGTTGGACGACCTGCTTCGACGCAGCGCGTTCACCGTGGCGCCATCCATCTGGCACGACAATGCGCCCATGTCCGTGTTCGAATCCCTGGCAGCGGGCAAGCCGATCATCGCCACTCCGCTTGGAGGATTGCGCGACCAGGTGGGCAACGAGGAAGCCGGTCTGTTTGCGGAACCCAATGACGCACTGTCCCTGGGCAGGGCGATCAACCGTCTCTGGCATGACGATGCACTGCGGGCGACGTTGTCGCGCGGCGCCCTCAACCGTTTCAGGACGCATTTCGATCCGGACATGCATATGCAGGCACTTCTTAAACTGATGAACGCATAGCAGGATTTTGAATACGACCGATTGTTGCGTTGCTCCACACGGACCAAACCATCTCGTGTTTGAAAAGGCGCTTCGCCCTTGGTCCATTTTTGGCGACATGCATTCGAACCTGTTTGAGCAGTCTGCAAAGTCTTTTTTTCAATGGTTAGACAGCAACGGGTGTCCATGAAAATATTCGTGACAGGTCTCCGCGGTTTTCCGGATGTTCCAGGCGGCGTAGAGCGACATTGCGAAGAGTTGTACCCGCGCATTGCAGCAAAGGGGCACGAGGTTGTCGCCGCTGTGCGCGCTCCGTACCAGACGTACGACGGCGAACGGTGGCGCGGCGTTGCATTCGTGTCCCTCGATTGCCCCACGAGTACGCGGTTCGAAGCAATCACCCACACGTTCAAAGCCATGCTCGCCGCCCGAAGGCACAAGCCGGACATCGTGCACATCCACGCCATAGGCCCATCGCTGCTCGCGCCGCTGGGGCGCTTCCTGGGCATGCGTATTGTCTCTACCCATCACGGACACGACTACAATCGCGAGAAGTGGGGCGGTTTCGCCAAGCGGATGCTCAAGCTCGGCGAGTGGCTCGGCTGCAAATTTTCCAACCGCGTCATCGTCATCTCCGAGAGCATCCGGAACGTGCTGGCGGAAAAACACGGCTGCGAGCGCACCACCGTCATCCCCAACGGCGTCACGGTGCGCGCGCGGGTCAGCACGACGGACTATCTGGAGCGGCTTGGCGTGGAGCCGGGCGGGTACGTCCTGGCAGTGTCACGACTGGTGCCGGAGAAAGGGCTGCATGATCTCATCGAAGCGTTCGAGCATGCTCCGGAAGGCATGAAGCTCGTCATAGCCGGAGACTCGGATCATGATTCCGAATACAAGCGCAAACTCGTCGAAACTGCCGAGCAGAACGAACGCATCATCATGCCCGGCTACGTGCGCGGCAATGATCTTGCCGAGCTATACTCCCACGCTCGGTTGTTCGTGCTGCCGTCCTACCATGAGGGACTGCCCATCGTCGCGCTGGAGGCCATGAGCTACGGCCTGCCGCTGCTGCTGTCGGACATCGTGCCGAACAAGGACGTAGGGTTGCCCGAGCGCCACTACTATCCGGTGGGCGATGCGGACGCTCTTGCCACGCACATGAAGCGCATGCTTGGCGAAGTGCACGAGGAAGGGGCGTTCGAGGAGATGGTACGCACAAAGTACGACTGGGACGTTATCGCCGGTCGGACCGAGCAGGTTTACCGAGAGGTTGCAGGCGTCTGACGGGCGAGGGGGGGTCAGTCGTTTGGCGGGTCGTCGCTGCCGCGCGCGATGCGGTCGAACTCTTCCTCGCAGGCCAGAAACGCCGCCACGATATCCGGATCGAAGTGCGTGCCGCTGCCATCAACGATGACCTCGCGTGCTTTTTCGTGGCTGTACGGTTTCTTGTAGAGCCGACTGCTCACCAGCGCGTCGTAGACGTCCGCCAGGGCCATGAGCCTGCCGGACAGGGGGATCTCCGTCCCGCGCAGCCCCCGCGGATATCCGGAGCCGTCCCACCGCTCATGGTGCGTCATGGCGATTTCCTTGGCCATAGCGAGAAATTCGCCCCCGTCACTGCTTTCCACGGCGGCCTCCATGATGGCGTGTCCGTGCTCCGCATGCTTCTTCATCAATTCGAACTCGGACTCCGTGAGCTGTCCCGGCTTGAGCAGGATGCTGTCCGGCATGGCCACCTTGCCCACGTCGTGGAGCGGCGCCGAGAGGTAGAGCAGCTCGATGTATTCCTGAGAAATACCATGTGTTCCGCGCCGTGCGAGTTGTTCTGCCAGCATGCGCACGTACTTCTGGGTCCTGGAGATATGGCCGCCGGTGTACGGGTCGCGTTTTTCGGCTACGGCCGCCATGGATGAAAGCGTCTGTCGCTGGGCACGCACCAGCCGCCGCAGGCTGGCCAGGGAACGCCGGTTCTCCGCGATGTACAAAATTGTGGACAGCGCCATGAGCAGGATGAATGCGGTGGCTACAGGTCCGGCCGCCGAAAGATAGACATGTTCCAAGCGAAACAGCATACCGGACATGCCAAGAAAGAACGCCCCCGTGAGGAGCGCCCCCAGGGCGGCAGCCGCAGGCGTGACGCAGGCGAACAGGGCGGTGACCGCGGCGCCGGCGGCCATGGTGGCGAAGATGTGGTAGAACCCGTTCCAGCTCGGCACGCGAGGCACGCTTCCTGCCAGGATGTTGGATATCAGCGTCGCCTGGGTCTCCGCGCCGGAAAGATGCGCATCAGAGCTGGTGTGGTGCAGGTCGTTGAGCCCGGCGGCTGAAGACCCCACGAGGACATGACGCCCGGCGAGCGGGCTCGGTATGCCGGCGCTTTGCAGTACGGATTTCGCGGAATAGGACGTAACCGATCTGGCAGGTCCATAGAATCGCAGCAGGGCATGGCCTTCCCGCGTTATGGGGATGCTGAGCCCGCCGACCCGAATGAAGAGGCCGTAGAAGTCCCGGTCGATGGCGATGGAGTCCGCACTCTCGTGCATCATGACAAGTGCCAGGGTGAAGCTCGGGTAGAGGACGCCGGCATGTTCGATGAGCAGCGGCAACCTGCGCAGGCGGCCGTCCGGATCTGGCTGGGTGTTGATAAACCCCGCGGAGCTCAGCCCGCGCTGGATGGGCGGCACGTTGCATAACACGCCGCCGGCCTGGGGAGGATGGAGCGCGCCGATAGCGCCGGCTACGCGGAGTGGCTCCAGCAAGCAGCCCGTGTCCGCGCCATGCTCCATGAACGTGAAGTAGACCGAGCCCAGAACCGGCGCCTTGCTCAGCACATGGCCCAGGTAGCCGTCGTTGTCCTCCAGCCCATCGGGAATGCCCGTGAAGCCGATGTCGAGGCCGAAATCCCGGCGAAACCGCTGGCGCATGGAAGCGAGGGAGCTCTGGTCGGTCTCAGCGAAAAGGATATCGACGCCGATGGAGGCGGGTTGCGCGGATGCGATCTTCTCTATCAGGGCTGCCATGCGGTAGCGCGGCCAGGGCCATTGGCCGACGGCGGCTATGGACGCGTCGTCGATGTCCACGACGGCTATGCGGTCATCGGCTTCCGATCGGGCGTTCAGTGATGAAAATGCATCGTAGAGCAGGTTGTCCGCCAGCGGAACCGGTGGCGCGCGCATCCCTGCAAGCACGGCACCGAGCATGGTGCACAAAAGCCCGACCAGGATGACGGTTCTGAGGGGGCGGCCCTGGATGCGGGGCTGGAGTCCGGCCACGGCGCGTATCATCGGTCAATCAGCGCAAAAATATTTCGACCCGTCTGTTCCGCGGTTCGTGGGTCTCGTCCGGTGTTGGGATGAGGGGATCGTACTGGCCATGGAACGAAGTGAAGATGATGCCGGAGTCGACGCCGTGTTCCAGGAGCTTGTCGCGAATGCGCTCAGCGCGTCGACGCGAGAGGTCCCAGTTGTATGAAGCGTCGCCGGCGGTGTCCGTATGTCCGATGACGTTTATCTCCACGTGAGGCGTGGTGCGTATTGTCTCGGCGATGTCCGGAAAGCGGGATGCCGACGGGCGGTCCAGGGTAGTGGTTTCCGAGTGGAAATACAGATTGAAGCTTTTGGGTGGCAGTGGTTCGGCGCGAAGGGCCGTGGAGAAGTCGCGGTCGATGTCGTGCGCACTCATGAGCCTCACCTTGGACGGCGTGTCCAGAAGCCAGACCTCAGTGTATGCGTTCGGCGTGTCGAGCAACTGGCTCGTACGGTCAGTGGCAACCTCCACGGCGCCTACCTTGCCGGCCTCGTCGGGCAGCAGCACAACGGTTGTCTTGGGTGCGCATCCTGAAGCCAGCAGCAGGACAATGCTGAGAAAGAACGCGAATCGCATGCGACGTGCCTACTCGACGTTGATCAGGAACCGCGTGCCCCGAACCCCGACCGTAGCGCGCGGTGTGCGTATCTTGATGGCATTGGGTTTGAGCATTCCGATTTTTCCGGAAGAGTACACGGCGGATCCTCGTTTCATGTAGACGTCGAAGGCGTATCGGTCTTCAAGCGGATCGAAGATATAATGGTCGATCCGGCATTCCGTGCCAGCCCCCACACCAAGGCGCGTGCCGTCCAGAAACATGATGCCCACGGAGCTGTCTGACCCTGTGCGGATGACGTCGCCCTTGAACAACCTGGCGCCGGCTTCTACCGGTGAGGTTTCGCCGTCACGCACGACGGTCACCGATCCTTGCGGCGTTTTGGCAGTCGCCACGTGTTCCTGCGCCAGCGCCCATCCCGGAATGAACACGAGGACGATGAGCGCAGCGAAAAATCGTAGAACCATGCAGCCCCCAGAACTATGCGCTTTTTGACCCAATCAATCGTCTATAGCGTTTTTTTTAAGGGGGGACAAGGAGTTGGGTGGTAAGCGCGCCAGACTTTTCTTTCAGCTTTGCCTGCGCTCGTGTCCTTATCGTATGCCATTCTCTTTGAAGGCGCGCCCTGGTTGGCGCATCATTTTCATATCGCTTTGCACTATACTACTGCGCATTATTCAAGTGCGCCCCTATGAAGGACTCCTTTTCATCTCATTGGATGTGGTGAACAGGCCGAGGGCGTTCGTCACTTCGGTATGCTTGCCGAACATGTATAACAAATCACCGGCCTGGAGGACATACATGCCGTCAGGATTTGGCTCCACATGTCCATCACGGCCCACGGCCACGACAGTCACTCCGTAGTCTCGCCGCAGTGCGAGCTCCTCCAGGGTCTTACCCACGGCGGAGGAGCCCGGCTCGATGGTCACGCCGCTCACGTCCATGTCCGAGAACCGTCTGTCGAGCTCGATGAGGGGCGATATGGACCGTTCTTCGCGCAGCAGGCTGTAGCCCTCCGCTCGCATGTCCGCGGCAAGACACTGAATCTGCTGGCGCGGGATCATATAATTGCACAGGACACGCGTGAATATCTCGATGGCGGTCTCGAATTCTTCGGGAATCACATCCTCGGCGCCGAGCCGGCGCAGTTCCTCGGTTTCGGAGATGAAGCGCGTGCGCGCCACCACGTGGATGGAGGGGTTCAGCTCCTTGGCCGATTCGACGATCCGACGCGCGGCGGCGGCATCCGGTATGACCACGGCGAGCACCCGGGCGCTCCCGATGCGGGCGTGCTCCAGCACGGCGTCCTGCGTGGCGTCGCCGTAAAAGATGGGTATTCCCTTTTTTTTGCCCGCGCGCACAGTGTCCGGGTTCATTTCAATGATCACGTGAGGGATGTCCGCGGTTCGGGCGGCGCGTTCCAGGCTGCGGCCGCTTATGCCGTACCCCACGATGATGAGATGGTCGCGAGCATCCGTGAAGGCGCCCGATTCTGCGGATTTTTCGGTAGGCCGCCGCATCAGCGGGGCGAAAATCCGGAACGACTCCAACCTGTCCGCAACAGCGGGAGAAAGGCGCATGGCGAACGGCGTGATGGCCATGGTGGCGATGCTTGCCGCCAGAAAAAGCTGGTAGGCGTCATTGCCGATAACGCCGTTGTCCAACCCGAGCTTGGCGATTATGAAGGAAAACTCACCGATCTGCGCCAGGGCCAGGCCAAGCAGTACGGCGGTACGCAGCGGATAGCCGAGAACGATGGCGGCCGATCCGGCGATGACGGCCTTGAACGCGATGATTGCGGCGACGACCAGCAGCACCATTGGCAGGTGAGCAAATAGATACGAACTATTCAGCAGCATGCCGATGGAGATGAAGAACAGACTGGTGAACACGTCCCGGAAAGGAATGACCCCTCCCAGGGCGCTCAGGCTGAACTCCGATTCGGAGATGATCAGGCCGGCGAGGAAGGCGCCCAAAGCCAGAGAAAGCCCTACCTCCGAAGTGAGGAACGCAATGGATAAGCAGATGGCGAGAGTCGTGATGAGAAAGAGCTCACGGCTTTTGGTGCGCACCACGTTCAGCAACACAGTGGGAACCACGTATCGCGAAAGCAGGAACACCACGGCGAGCACGGCAACCGCCTTGACCATGAGCACGAGCAGGGACGAGGCCAGGTTGGCCTCCTGCCCGGCTAAAAACGGCACCAGCAAGATCATGGGGATGCTCATCATATCCTGAAAAATCAAGACAGAAAGCGCAACACGGCCGTGTGGAGACTCGATTTGGGATGAGTCCTGCCAGATTTTGAGCACGATGGTCGTGCAGGATGTCGCGGCGAGAAACCCGAACAGCAAGGCTTGACCGCTGGAATAGTCGAATAGTCTGGAGAAGATGAAAAATACCAGAATGGTTCCGAACAGTTGCACTGCGCCGCCAACGAACACCGGCTTCTTGAGTCGGATCAGCTCTTTTGCCGAAAGCTCCAGGCCGATGGTGAAAAGCAGCAGGATGACGCCCACATCCGCCATGATCTCGACTTCCTCGACAGCCTTGACCAGGCCGAAGCCGTGCGGACCGGCGAGGATGCCCGTGAGCAGGAAGCCGACGATGGCCGGCACACGGATCTTGTGAAAAATAAAGATAACGGCGATGGAGAGGCCGAAAATAACGACAAATTCACTGAGAATGGGAAGATCCATGCACAAGGCTCCGAGTGTGATGCACAAAGGGGTGAGTATGCAGCCGAGTATACAGAACGCATGCGAAAAGCCAAGAATGGAAAGGAAAAAACCCTGTAGACGATAGGCAATCCTCCCGTCAGCACGGATTCCCGTCTGCGCGGATGACAAAGCATGCGTATGGAGGTAAGCAGGCTCGTCGGCGTGGTGGTTGCGCAACGGCGAATGGCCGCCAGAGCGGCTGCGACATTGCCTGGAGCGAAATCAGACGCCAAGACAGTAGTATGCTTCTTGCATCGAACCGGCTTCGAAGGCGACGGCCGGCAGTTTTGTCCGGTTTCCGCAGGGCTCAAAGCTGTTGTAGTTTTCTCGGATTCAAATCAAGGTCGAAACGCATATGGATCGTTCACTCATGCTCGACGGCTTTGTCGTCAATGACAACGCGCCGTGTTACCTGGTCGCCGAGATCGGGTTGAACCACCAGGGCAGCCGCGACACCGCCCTGAAGCTCATGGATGCGGCCAAGGCGAGCGGCGCGCACGCCGTGAAGTTCCAGAAACGCGACCCGCGGAAGTTGCTCACCCGTGAGTTTTACGATGCGCCCTATCCTGGCGAGCACAGTCTGGGCGCCACCTACGGCGAACATCGCGAGGCGCTGGAGCTTTCCGCGGAAGATTATGAAGCGCTGATCGAACACGGCAGGGAGCTGGGCATCACCGTGTTCGCCACGCCATTCGACGAACCGAGCGCCGATCTGCTGAATGAGCTGGGCATGCCCTTTTTCAAGATCGCCTCGGCCGATCTGAGAAACCGGCCTCTGCAGAAGCGCATCGCCTCCTTCGGAAAGCCGGTCATCCTCTCCACGGGCGGCGGCTCCATGGACGACGTGCGCCGCGCATACGGCGCCCTCGCCGCCGGCCACGTGCCCGTGGCCATTCTGCAATGCACCGCGTGCTATCCGGTGCGCGACCTTACCTCCATGAACCTCCGCGTTATCGAATCCTACCGCCGGGTGTTCCCGTGCGTTGTCGGGCTCTCGGACCACGAATGCGGAGTGGCGCTGCCCCTGGTTGCCTACGGCCTTGGCGCACGGATCGTGGAGAAGCATTTTACCCTGGACCGCACCATGCGCGGACCGGACCACAAGGCATCCATCGAGCCGGCCGAGTTTGCCGCACTGGCCCGTTCCCTGCGCGACGCGCACGAAGCCCTGGGCAGCGGCATCAAGCTGCCGCAGCAATGCGAGGAGCCGGCTATGGAAAAGCTCTCCAAGAAGATCGTGGCGGCGCGGGATCTGCCTGCCGGCCACGTCATCGGCCTGGATGACCTGGCCTACAAGTCTCCCGGCAACGGCGGCCTGCCGCCTGTGCATGCGGACGCCGTGCTCGGCCGGGCGCTCACCCGCACGCTGGTCATGGATGACGCCGTGACGTTCGACATGCTGGCCCCACCCAGCGAGGAAGCATGATTCGGGAGCGATTCGCCCTGGGCGACTCATTCCTGCATCGGCTTGATCCTCGCGCCGGGCTCGTTTCTGCCGTGTCGTTGTCCGTGGTGCTCGCGCTCGTGCAGGGATTTCCTGCCGCCGGGGCAGGGCTCGTTCTGGGATGCGGCCTTGTGCTCGCGGCGAGGCTCGACATCGGAGAAGTGCTGCGCCGCCTGCTCGTGGTCAACTCGTTCATCGCTTTCATCTGGCTGCTCGTGCCGCTCACGTACGGCGGGGAGCCGTTGTTTTCTTTCGGATTTCTCCACATCAGCCGGGAGGGAGTCCGTCTGGCGGCCCTCATCACGCTGAAATCAAACGGCATAGTGCTTGTGCTCATGTCCCTTGTCGCCACCTCCACCCTTGTGGACATGGGCCGCGCCATGGAAAGCCTGGGCGTGCCGTCCCGGCTGTGCCGGCTGCTGCTCTACACGGTGCGCTACCTCACGGTCATAGAGGACGAGTACCGCCGTCTGGCCAGGGCGGCGGGTCTGCGCGGCTTTGCGCCCCGGCTCAACCTGCATACCTGCCGGACCTACGGCCACATGATAGCCATGACCATGGTGCGCAGCTACAACCGCGCCCGCCGGGTGCAGCAGGCCATGCAGCTGCGCGGATTCACGGGGCGTTTCGTGAGCATGCACGTCTTTTCGGCCGGATATGGGGACGTCTGCTTCGCCGCAGGTTCCGTCATCGCGGCGGCCGGCCTTGCAGTCATCGAGTTCGCCAGCTAAGAGGACGCCATGCCGGAGCCGCTGTTCGAGATACGCAACGCGACCTTCACCTACCCCGGAGCAGCCGCTCCCGTGCTCAGGGATTGCGACTTCCGTTTCAGTGGCGAGCGTCTGGGCGTGGTGGGGGACAATGGCAGCGGCAAAACCACGCTGTTCCTCATGGTCATGGGGCTTGTAGCGCCACAGTCTGGAGGAGTGTATTTTCGTGGCGAGCCTGTGCTCGATCACGACGGGTTCACCAGGCTGCGCCGCGCCGTGGGCTATTGTTTCCAGAATCCGGACGACCAGCTGTTCTCGCCCACTGTGCTGGAGGACGTGGCTTTCGGGCCCCTGAACCAGGGCAAATCCGCAGCCGAGGCGCGATTCATCGCCCTGGAGACCCTGGCCCGCGTGGGGCTGGCAGGTTACGAGGAACGCATCACCTACACCTTGTCCGGCGGAGAGAAGCGCCTTGCCTCTCTGGCCACAGTGCTTTCCATGAAGCCCGAGGGCCTTCTGCTGGACGAACCCACCAACGACCTGGACCCTGCCACGCGCGACAGGCTCGTCGAGGTTCTGCGCTCCCTGGACATCCCTTTCGCAATCATCTCGCACGACTGGGATTTCCTCGACAGGACCGTGGACGCACTCCTGCACATGGAGCAGGGCCGGCTCACTCCGCTGGCGAAATCCGCCCTGCACACCCACACCCACGTGCACACCGGGGGCGATGCGCCGCACGAGCACTGCGACGGCTGACTGCGCCTTGCCGGACCGCTTTGAGGCGAAGAAACCCACAGCGGTGGACAATCAACGCGCCTCACCTTCCGCCGTATTATGTTACGCGGAGCACAATGCTGTTTACCACGTGTTCGCGCGGCATTCGGACTGTGACACACCGCCGGGAGCGCCGTTGGACCAGGGGAGCGAAAATACGAGAATTTTCTGCTCCCGATGAGGGCTTTCGCTATCGTGAGGAGAGGTGGTCTTCGAGCTCGACCGAATCGAGGCAGTTGAAGAAATCGAGGGCGCATGGAATGCGCAGCGAGTAGAAGACCTGCAGACCGCGGCGTTCATCCTGGACCAGCCCGGAACGCTTGAGGATGCTGAGGTGTTTGGACACGGTGGAGATGTCGACCCCCACCATCTCGGTCAGGTCGCGAACGTTCTGCTCGCCGTGGGAAAGCACGTCGACGAGGAACAGCCGCGTGGGATGCGCCAGGGACTTGAGGACTTTCGCCTTGGATTCGTACTCCCTGGAAAGCCGCAAGGACGAGACCTTTGTCTGAACGGGGGGGATGGCACGTTGCGACATCGGAAAGTGATATTGCATGCACTTGCGCGCGGTCAAGAGAATTCGGACTGGCACGATGGGCATACGTATGTGCCGCGGCCGTTCACTGTGATCCGGCGGATGGTCCCTGAACAAGAG
Proteins encoded:
- the cbiQ gene encoding cobalt ECF transporter T component CbiQ — its product is MIRERFALGDSFLHRLDPRAGLVSAVSLSVVLALVQGFPAAGAGLVLGCGLVLAARLDIGEVLRRLLVVNSFIAFIWLLVPLTYGGEPLFSFGFLHISREGVRLAALITLKSNGIVLVLMSLVATSTLVDMGRAMESLGVPSRLCRLLLYTVRYLTVIEDEYRRLARAAGLRGFAPRLNLHTCRTYGHMIAMTMVRSYNRARRVQQAMQLRGFTGRFVSMHVFSAGYGDVCFAAGSVIAAAGLAVIEFAS
- a CDS encoding cation:proton antiporter domain-containing protein; amino-acid sequence: MDLPILSEFVVIFGLSIAVIFIFHKIRVPAIVGFLLTGILAGPHGFGLVKAVEEVEIMADVGVILLLFTIGLELSAKELIRLKKPVFVGGAVQLFGTILVFFIFSRLFDYSSGQALLFGFLAATSCTTIVLKIWQDSSQIESPHGRVALSVLIFQDMMSIPMILLVPFLAGQEANLASSLLVLMVKAVAVLAVVFLLSRYVVPTVLLNVVRTKSRELFLITTLAICLSIAFLTSEVGLSLALGAFLAGLIISESEFSLSALGGVIPFRDVFTSLFFISIGMLLNSSYLFAHLPMVLLVVAAIIAFKAVIAGSAAIVLGYPLRTAVLLGLALAQIGEFSFIIAKLGLDNGVIGNDAYQLFLAASIATMAITPFAMRLSPAVADRLESFRIFAPLMRRPTEKSAESGAFTDARDHLIIVGYGISGRSLERAARTADIPHVIIEMNPDTVRAGKKKGIPIFYGDATQDAVLEHARIGSARVLAVVIPDAAAARRIVESAKELNPSIHVVARTRFISETEELRRLGAEDVIPEEFETAIEIFTRVLCNYMIPRQQIQCLAADMRAEGYSLLREERSISPLIELDRRFSDMDVSGVTIEPGSSAVGKTLEELALRRDYGVTVVAVGRDGHVEPNPDGMYVLQAGDLLYMFGKHTEVTNALGLFTTSNEMKRSPS
- a CDS encoding glycosyltransferase family 4 protein; this translates as MTGLRGFPDVPGGVERHCEELYPRIAAKGHEVVAAVRAPYQTYDGERWRGVAFVSLDCPTSTRFEAITHTFKAMLAARRHKPDIVHIHAIGPSLLAPLGRFLGMRIVSTHHGHDYNREKWGGFAKRMLKLGEWLGCKFSNRVIVISESIRNVLAEKHGCERTTVIPNGVTVRARVSTTDYLERLGVEPGGYVLAVSRLVPEKGLHDLIEAFEHAPEGMKLVIAGDSDHDSEYKRKLVETAEQNERIIMPGYVRGNDLAELYSHARLFVLPSYHEGLPIVALEAMSYGLPLLLSDIVPNKDVGLPERHYYPVGDADALATHMKRMLGEVHEEGAFEEMVRTKYDWDVIAGRTEQVYREVAGV
- a CDS encoding glycosyltransferase family 4 protein, with product MKILLVNKYHYVTGGPESYMFNVMEKLEDLGHEVYPLCLDVEGNIKSEYSRYFIRSPYPGKKSHHAAGGGPLVAAKLFFRSIYSVEAARKAQQMISDYDIDVVYCLNIANYISPSVIHVGRKNGKRVLHRLSDYNLLCPQQYFFKNRQVCLECKGNLLRAIPDRCVKQSLAATVGRVISMKLHRLMKLYEQVDAFVCPSSFMRDQLVDMGFGEDKVHYLPSLVNVEKRLDEKDLRTERSFVLYLGRLSAEKGLDCLLDAMDMEGNESIPLVLAGAGPDYEALTEQAKGLKNRNIEFRGFVEREELDDLLRRSAFTVAPSIWHDNAPMSVFESLAAGKPIIATPLGGLRDQVGNEEAGLFAEPNDALSLGRAINRLWHDDALRATLSRGALNRFRTHFDPDMHMQALLKLMNA
- a CDS encoding N-acetylneuraminate synthase family protein, encoding MDRSLMLDGFVVNDNAPCYLVAEIGLNHQGSRDTALKLMDAAKASGAHAVKFQKRDPRKLLTREFYDAPYPGEHSLGATYGEHREALELSAEDYEALIEHGRELGITVFATPFDEPSADLLNELGMPFFKIASADLRNRPLQKRIASFGKPVILSTGGGSMDDVRRAYGALAAGHVPVAILQCTACYPVRDLTSMNLRVIESYRRVFPCVVGLSDHECGVALPLVAYGLGARIVEKHFTLDRTMRGPDHKASIEPAEFAALARSLRDAHEALGSGIKLPQQCEEPAMEKLSKKIVAARDLPAGHVIGLDDLAYKSPGNGGLPPVHADAVLGRALTRTLVMDDAVTFDMLAPPSEEA
- a CDS encoding energy-coupling factor ABC transporter ATP-binding protein, coding for MPEPLFEIRNATFTYPGAAAPVLRDCDFRFSGERLGVVGDNGSGKTTLFLMVMGLVAPQSGGVYFRGEPVLDHDGFTRLRRAVGYCFQNPDDQLFSPTVLEDVAFGPLNQGKSAAEARFIALETLARVGLAGYEERITYTLSGGEKRLASLATVLSMKPEGLLLDEPTNDLDPATRDRLVEVLRSLDIPFAIISHDWDFLDRTVDALLHMEQGRLTPLAKSALHTHTHVHTGGDAPHEHCDG
- a CDS encoding FecR family protein, whose protein sequence is MVLRFFAALIVLVFIPGWALAQEHVATAKTPQGSVTVVRDGETSPVEAGARLFKGDVIRTGSDSSVGIMFLDGTRLGVGAGTECRIDHYIFDPLEDRYAFDVYMKRGSAVYSSGKIGMLKPNAIKIRTPRATVGVRGTRFLINVE
- a CDS encoding CHASE2 domain-containing protein produces the protein MAGLQPRIQGRPLRTVILVGLLCTMLGAVLAGMRAPPVPLADNLLYDAFSSLNARSEADDRIAVVDIDDASIAAVGQWPWPRYRMAALIEKIASAQPASIGVDILFAETDQSSLASMRQRFRRDFGLDIGFTGIPDGLEDNDGYLGHVLSKAPVLGSVYFTFMEHGADTGCLLEPLRVAGAIGALHPPQAGGVLCNVPPIQRGLSSAGFINTQPDPDGRLRRLPLLIEHAGVLYPSFTLALVMMHESADSIAIDRDFYGLFIRVGGLSIPITREGHALLRFYGPARSVTSYSAKSVLQSAGIPSPLAGRHVLVGSSAAGLNDLHHTSSDAHLSGAETQATLISNILAGSVPRVPSWNGFYHIFATMAAGAAVTALFACVTPAAAALGALLTGAFFLGMSGMLFRLEHVYLSAAGPVATAFILLMALSTILYIAENRRSLASLRRLVRAQRQTLSSMAAVAEKRDPYTGGHISRTQKYVRMLAEQLARRGTHGISQEYIELLYLSAPLHDVGKVAMPDSILLKPGQLTESEFELMKKHAEHGHAIMEAAVESSDGGEFLAMAKEIAMTHHERWDGSGYPRGLRGTEIPLSGRLMALADVYDALVSSRLYKKPYSHEKAREVIVDGSGTHFDPDIVAAFLACEEEFDRIARGSDDPPND
- a CDS encoding OmpA family protein, with the protein product MRFAFFLSIVLLLASGCAPKTTVVLLPDEAGKVGAVEVATDRTSQLLDTPNAYTEVWLLDTPSKVRLMSAHDIDRDFSTALRAEPLPPKSFNLYFHSETTTLDRPSASRFPDIAETIRTTPHVEINVIGHTDTAGDASYNWDLSRRRAERIRDKLLEHGVDSGIIFTSFHGQYDPLIPTPDETHEPRNRRVEIFLR